A window of Enterobacter ludwigii genomic DNA:
TGCATGCGGAAAGCTTCAAAGAAGACATGCTCACCTTCAAAGCGTTACTGCCGCCGGATTACTTCCAGATCGTGCTGGAAATTACCGAGCGCGACATGCTTAATCATCGGGAAGCCAACAGCCTCTTCGAATGGCTGCATAACGAAGGGTTTGAGATAGCCATTGATGATTTTGGTACTGGTCACAGCGCGCTGATTTATCTTGAACATTTCACCATGGACTATCTCAAGATTGATCGTGGTTTTGTTAATGCAATAGGCACGGAGACCGTGACGTCACCGGTGCTGGATGCAGTCCTGACGCTGGCAAGACGAATGAATATGTTGACCGTCGCCGAAGGGGTGGAAACCCCGGAACAGGCTGCATGGCTACGCGAGCATGGCGTCAATTTCCTGCAGGGCTACTGGATTAGCCGCCCGATGCCACTGGATCAGTTCCGCAACTGGCGGCCTGACGTTTCGCCCGGCAGTGAATAATTTCACATTGCCCGTGACGTCACTTATTATTCAGCTTAACTGAGCTGGTTTGTAAAAGAAGGAGCCGCCACGAGATGCTTATGCGCTTTATGTTGCTGATGTTGGCATTCACGAGCCTGTCCAGCCAGGCGCAAGCCATCAAAGAAAATATCGCCTTCGCGGTGATTGGCGAGCCGAAATACGCGGTCAATTTTACACATTTCGATTACGTCAACCCAGCCGCCCCCAAAGGTGGGAAGGTAACACTTTCCGCCACGGGAACGTTCGACAACTTCAACCGCTACGCCCTGCGTGGCGTGGCGGCCGCGCGAACGGAATCACTTTACGATACGCTTTTTGTCACGTCTGATGATGAGCCCGGCAGCTACTATCCACTGATTGCCGATAACGTGCGTTACGCGGATAACTTTGCCTGGGCTGAAATCTCGATAAACCCTCGGGCACGTTTTCACGATGGTTCACCGGTTAAGGCCAGTGACGTCGCGTTCACCTTTCACAAATTTATGACTGAAGGCGTGCCCCAATTCCGCATCGTGTACAAAGGCGCATCCGTCAGAGCCATTGCGCCGCTCACCGTACGCATCGAGCTGAGCGAACCCAACAAAGAGAATATGCTCAGCCTGTTCTCACTGCCGGTGATGCCTCAATCGTTCTGGAAAGATCACAAACTGAGCGACCCGCTCTCTACTCCCCCTCTGGCAGGTGGTCCTTACCGCATTACCGACTGGCGCATGGGGCAATATGTGGTCTATTCCCGCGTCAAAGACTACTGGGCCGCAAATCTGCCAGTTAACCGCGGGCGCTGGAATTTCGACACCCTTCGTTATGATTACTACCTCGACGATAACGTGGCATTTGAAGCATTTAAAGCCGGTGCCTTCGATCTGCGCGTCGAGAGCAACGCCAAAAACTGGGCCACGCGGTATATCGGGAAAAATTTCGCGAAAGGTTACATCGTTAAAGATGAGCACAAAAATGAGTCCGCCCAGGACACCCGCTGGCTGGCATTTAATATTCAGCGTCCGGTGTTTAATGACCGCCGGGTACGGGAAGCGATTTCCCTGGCCTTTGATTTTGAGTGGATGAACAAAGCGCTCTTTTACGGTGCCTACAGCCGTGCGAACAGCTATTTTCAGAACACGGAATATGCCGCGCGCGACTACCCGAAAGCTGACGAGCTGGTCCTGCTGGCACCGCTGAAAGCGGAAGTACCCGCGGAAGTGTTCACCTCGGTGTTTCAGCCGCCCGTGTCGAACGGTGACGGCTACGACCGCGCCAACCTGCTGAAAGCCAGCAAGCTGCTGGAGGACGCGGGCTGGCCCCTGAAGAATCAAAAGCGTGTTGATGCCAAAACGGGTAAGCCTCTCAGCTTTGAGCTGCTGCTTTCATCCGGGGGCAACGATCAGTGGGTACTGCCGTTTAAGCACAACCTTGAGCGGCTGGGCGTTACCATGAACATTCGTCAGGTTGATAACGCGCAGATTACCAATCGCATGCGCAGCCGTGATTACGACATGATGCAGCGCTTGTGGCCCGCACAGCCGTGGCCAAGCTCCGATCTGCAAATTTCATGGGCCTCCAGCTACATCGACTCCTCATATAATGCCCCGGGGGTGAAAAGCCCGGCGATTGATGCACTGATTGCAAAAATAGTGGCGGCGCAAGGCGATAAAGAAAAACTCCTGCCGCTCGGACGGGCGCTCGACAGGGTCTTAACCTGGAACTACTACATGCTGCCGATGTGGTATATGGGCGAAGATCGTCTTGCTCGCTGGGACAAGTTCTCCGTGCCTGCCGTACGCCCTGTCTATTCACTGGGCTTTGATACCTGGTGGTATGACGTCAACAAAGCCGCCAGACTCCCCGCTGAGCGACGCTAAGGAATCATCATGGGTGCCTATCTTATCCGCCGTCTGCTGTTGGTCATCCCGACCCTGTGGGCCATCATCACGATTAACTTTTTTATCGTGCAAATCGCGCCTGGCGGCCCGGTTGATCAGGCTATTGCCGCTATCGAGTTTGGTAATAGCGGCGGTATGCCAGGCGGCGGCGGTGAAGGAATGGGCGCGAGCCATGCGCGAACCGGCGTAGGGAATATCAGTGAAAGTCATTATCGCGGTGGGCGTGGACTGGATCCTGAAGTGATCGCCGAGATCACCCACCGCTATGGCTTTGACAAACCCATTCACGAGCGCTATTTCAAAATGCTCTGGGACTATATTCGCTTTGATTTCGGCGATAGCCTGTTTCGCAGTGCATCAGTCTTAACATTGATTAAGCAAAGCCTGCCAGTGTCCATTACGCTGGGGTTATGGGGAACGTTGATTATCTACCTGGTCTCGATTCCGCTCGGGATCCGTAAAGCCGTTTATAACGGCAGCCGTTTCGATATCTGGAGTAGCACGTTCATCATCATCGGTTATGCCATCCCGGCGTTTCTGTTTGCCGTCCTGCTGATTGTTTTTTTTGCCGGGGGGAGTTATTTCGATATCTTTCCGCTGCGAGGGTTAGTCTCCGCTGATTTCAGTACCCTGCCGTGGTACCAGAAAATCACCGACTATCTCTGGCATATCACGCTACCGGTTCTGGCAACGGTTATTGGCGGGTTTGCGGCTCTGACCATGCTGACCAAAAACGCCTTTCTTGATGAAATTCGAAAACAGTACGTCGTCACGGCCCGCGCCAAGGGCGTAAGCGAGAAGCAGATTATGTGGAAGCACGTATTCCGCAACGCCATGCTGCTGGTCATTGCCGGATTTCCTGCCACGTTCATCAGTATGTTTTTTACCGGTTCACTGCTGATCGAGGTGATGTTCTCACTCAACGGTCTGGGCCTGCTGGGCTATGAAGCCACCGTCTCGCGCGATTATCCGGTGATGTTTGGCACACTCTACATTTTCACCCTGATTGGCCTGCTGCTGAATATCGTCAGTGATATCAGCTATACGCTGGTTGATCCCCGAATTGATTTTGAGGGCCGCTAATGTCGCGTTTAAGCCCCGTAAACCAGGCCCGCTGGGCCCGTTTTCGCCACAACCGCCGCGGCTACTGGTCACTGTGGATTTTTGCCGTGTTGTTTATTTTAAGCATGTGCTCTGAGTTGATTGCCAACGACAAGCCTTTGCTGGTGCATTTTAACGACCGCTGGTATGTACCGGTTCTCGCTAATTACAGTGAAAGCGATTTTGGTGGCCCGTTTGCAACGCCTGCGGAGTATCAGGACCCGTGGCTTCGCCAGCAAATTGAGCAACATGGCTGGGCTATCTGGGCACCGGTGCGTTTTGGCGCAAACAGCATTAACTTTGCCACCACAACGCCCTTCCCTTCCCCACCCTCCGCGCAAAACTGGCTGGGAACGGATGCCAACGGTGGCGATGTCCTGGCGCGCATCCTTTATGGCACACGGATATCGCTCCTCTTTGGACTTATGCTGACGCTTTTTTCCAGTGTGATGGGGGTCGTGGCCGGCGCGGTTCAGGGCTATTACGGTGGAAAAATAGACCTGTGGGGCCAGCGTGTTATTGAAGTCTGGTCAGGCATGCCGACGCTGTTTCTGATCATCCTGCTTTCGAGTGTGGTACAGCCAAACTTCTGGTGGCTGTTAGGTATCACCGTACTCTTCGGCTGGATGGCGCTGGTGGGTGTCGTGCGGGCGGAATTTCTGCGCACCCGCAACTTCGACTATATTCGCGCCGCGCAGGCGCTGGGCGTGAGCGACCGCGGGATTATTTTCCGCCATATGCTGCCTAACGCCGTGGTGGCCACGCTTACCTTCCTGCCGTTTATTCTGTGCAGCTCCATCACCACCCTCACCTCGCTGGATTTTCTTGGCTTCGGGTTACCACTGGGTTCCCCGTCGCTCGGCGAGCTTCTGTTACAAGGCAAGAACAACCTGCAGGCGCCGTGGCTGGGTATTACCGCCTTTCTTTCTGTGGCCGTGCTGCTTTCGTTGCTGATTTTTATTGGCGAAGCCGTGCGCGATGCCTTCGATCCTAATAAGGCGGTATAAGATGACGCAGCCCCTTCTCAGTATTGATAACCTGTCGATTGCTTTTTCAACACAGGGTGAGATGCGTACCGTCGTCACCGACCTGTCACTCCAGATACAGCGCGGTGAAACGTTGGCACTGGTGGGTGAGTCAGGTTCAGGCAAGAGCGTCTCAGCTCTCTCCATCCTGCGTCTGCTGCCCTCTCCGCCCGTGAGTTACCCGCAAGGCGACATTCTTTTTCACGGCAACTCGCTGTTGCATGCTGACGAACATACCTTGCGCGCAATCCGCGGTAATAAGATTGCCATGATTTTCCAGGAACCGATGGTTTCTCTTAACCCCCTTCACAGCCTGGAAAAACAGCTCTATGAAGTCCTGTCCCTACACCGAGGTATGCGCAAAGAAGCCGCACGCGGGGAAATTCTGGACTGCCTTGAACGAACCGGCATACGCAATGCAGCCAAACGGCTGAATGATTTTCCGCACCAGCTCTCCGGCGGCGAGCGCCAGCGCGTGATGATTGCCATGGCCCTGCTCACGCGCCCCGAACTGTTAATTGCTGATGAACCTACAACGGCACTGGACGTGACGGTGCAGGCGCAAATTTTGACGCTGCTGCGCGAGTTGCGTGACGAGCTGAACATGAGTTTGCTGTTTATCACGCACAACCTGAGTATTGTGAAAAAGTTGGCCGACAGCGTTGCGGTGATGCAAAACGGGCGATGTGTCGAGCAGAATATCGCATCCACGCTGTTAAACGCGCCACAACACCCGTATACCCAGCGTCTGCTCGACAGTGAGCCCTCTGGCGACCCGGTTCCTCTGTCAGCTGACAGCGTACCGCTGTTGCGTGTTGAGGATTTGTCCGTCTCGTTTCCCATTCGCAAAGGAATTCTGCGGCGCGTCGTCGACCAGAATCCGGTGTTGAAAAATATCCGCTTCTCTCTGCGCCCGGGGGAATCTCTGGGACTGGTAGGTGAATCCGGTTCGGGTAAAAGCACCACCGGCCTGGCGCTGCTGCGTTTAATCGCTTCTCAGGGCGAGATCCTCTTTGACAATATGCCGCTGCATCGGTGGAACCGACGCCAGATGCTCCCGGTGCGCCCCCGTATGCAGGTGGTATTTCAGGACCCCAACTCCTCGCTTAACCCACGGCTCAGCGTGTTACAGATCGTTGAAGAGGGTCTGCGTGTTCATCAGCCCAGCCTGAATGCCCAACAACGGGAACAGGAGGTCATGCGGGTCATGAACGAAGTGGGCTTAGATCCCGATACCCGTCACCGCTATCCGGCAGAATTCTCCGGCGGGCAGCGTCAGCGTATCGCTATTGCCCGTGCGCTGATCCTGAAACCGGAACTGATTATTCTGGATGAACCGACGTCTTCGCTGGACAGAACCGTCCAGGCGCAGATCCTGAAACTGCTCAAGGGGTTACAGGAAAAACACCGGCTGGCCTATATCTTTATCAGCCATGATTTACAGGTGGTTCGGGCGCTATGCCATCAGGTGATTGTGTTGAGACAGGGAGAAGTGGTCGAACAGGGGGAGTGCCAGCGCGTATTTACTGCGCCAACGCAGAGTTACACGCGCCAGCTGCTTTCAGCAGACTAGCGCTCAGAATGGATACTGGCCAGAGAAAGGCTCCGCAATAGCAACGCCAAAATTTTTCAGACGGCAGGTCGCGGCAAACTCATCCTGGCTTTTAACAAACAGGCACGGCTCACCTTCGCACTCCAGTACAGAGCTGTCTACTTCGATATCCGTCAACGCCTGGCTTAAGCGTTCCATAACCGGCCATGCGTTTTCGTCGCTCGGGCTAAGCAATTTGAGCGCAACCAGACAATTATCGCAGTCCGCGGCACTTTGCGGAATCGGTTCAACTTTCAAACCTGCAAAACCCGCTGACCAGCGATAGCTCTGGGGCAAGCGATGGACAATGGAGAGTTGTAATGTATTCACGTTCGTTCCCCGGAAGCAAAATTTACTTCACAATTTATTTACATTTATAGTAACACATCATCGCTAACCTGCACTATTCAGCGCTTTTTTATAGGAATCCAGGCTTGCGTCGGCGCTATATGTACCCGTTTCTGCGATCTAACTCAACCTTTTTGAATACAATGATGTGACTTTTTACATAAATAGATTTTACATAAAAGAAACAAACGCCGGGTGTGTCAACGTGGGTTTGGTTGATATGTATCAACAAAAAAGGCCCTGTAGGGCCTTTTTTGTGCTTTAGTGAGCCGTTTTTCGCGGTCGACTGGCGTAAAGATAGAAGAGTATGGAGCTGGTTGCGCAAAAAGCCATCGCCCATAACATCGGCCAGGCCGTCGTAAAGGTAGCCATAGAAAGCAACGCCCCGACAATCGCCCCAATACCAAAGCGGAACGTTCCTGCCAGTGACGATGCTGTTCCCGCCATATGCGGGAATTCATCGAGGATCACCGCCATCGCATTCGACGATACCATCGACACGCAGCCGACAAAAGCCGCCACACCCACTACCAGCGCCCAGAAGCCCACGCCCAGAAACGCGCTCACCACCAGCCAGATCGCCATCACAAACTGGATCCACAGCCCGGCGCGGAACATGTTCAGCGCCCCCACCCGCCGGACAAAACGGCTGTTGATGATGGTCATGATGAACAGGAAGACGATGTTAAGCGCAAAGTAATAGCCGAAGTGCTGCGGCGAAACGTGGTTCAGTTCGATGTAGACAAACGGCCCGGCGTTCAGGAAGGAGAACATCCCGGCAAAGCTGAACCCGCTTGCCAACATATAGCTGAGCACGCGCTTGTGGCGAAACAGTGAGGCGAAGTTACCTATTGTGGTGCGGATGTGGAATTTCTGGCGGCGCTCGACGGGAAGCGTTTCATCAATAAAGAAGAAAATCATCGCGGAGGCCAGCAGCGCGGCCAGCGCCAGGATCCAGAAAATCGCATGCCAGCTAAACCACACCAGCACCGCACCACCCGCCATCGGGGCCACCAGCGGCGCAATTGTCGTCACCAGCATCACGAACGACATCATGCGGGAGAACTCTTCTTTCGGGTAGATATCGCGCATCAGGGCGTTAATCACCACGCTTGCCGCTGCCGCCGCCAGACCGTGAAAAAAGCGCATGATAATCAGATGATCGATGGTCTGAGCCAGCGCACAGGCAACTGCCGCGGCCGCAAAGACCAACGTCCCACCCAGAATAACAGGCTTGCGTCCCAGGCTATCCGCCATCGGGCCATAAAACAGCTGTCCAAGAGCAAAGCCGAGTATATAGGTGCTGAGTGTCATCTGCGCGCTGCCTGCCGGTACGCCAAACTGCGCGGCAATAACCGGCAGCGCAGGCAGATACATATCAATCGACAGCGGCATCAACATGGCCAGCAGGCCAAGAATGAAGACAATTTTGAACGACGAGTGTGGCCTGGTGGTCACAGAGTTCTCCTGAGATTAATGCGAAGGCAGACCGACGCTGGCGATCTCTTCTTCCGTTAACGGGCGGTATTCGCCTGGCGCCAGGTCGTGATCGAGTTCAATCGCACCAATCCGCTCACGATGCAGGCCGACAACGTGGTTCCCCACTGCAGCAAACATCCGTTTTACCTGATGATATCGCCCTTCGCTGATGGTCAGGCGAACTTCGGTCGGGGTGATCACCTCAAGGACGGCGGGTTTGGTGAGATCTTTCTCATTATGCAGCTGAACGCCTTTGGCGAATTGCTCTGCCGTGTCATCCGCCACCGGAGACTCCAGCGTCACCAGATAGGTTTTCTCGCAATGATGGCGCGGAGAGGTAATACGGTGCGACCACTGCCCGTCGTCAGTCATCAGTACCAGTCCGGTGGTGTCGATATCCAGGCGACCAGCGGCATGCAGCTTGTGCGCAACCGGTTCGTCGAGGAAATAGAGTACTGTCGGGTGGTCCGGATCGTCCGTTGAACAGACATAGCCTTCCGGCTTGTTGAGCATGAAATAGCGTGGGCCATGCTGCTGGGTCAGCGGATTGCCGTCATACTCAACCTGATGGTCCGGTTGCAGTTTGAAAGCGCTGTCTCTCACAATGTCGCCGTCCACGGTAACGCGGCTGGCGCGAATTTCACGCCCGGCAATAGCGCGGCTTACGCCGAGTTGCTGAGCGATAAACTTATCAAGTCGCATGAAATCTTTTTAGCCTTAATGGTGCTGGAAGTCGAACAGTACGTCCGAAAAAGAAGCAGTCTGGAACGGTTCAGTATAATGGTCTGGTTGCGCCACTCAAGGGAAAAAGTTTCGTGGCATACTATGTGCGGAATAATGAAACCGAGACCCCATGACTTTTACACTTCGTCCCTATCAGCAGGAAGCCGTTGATGCCACCCTCGCGTGGTTCCGTAAACATCGTGAACCTGCGGCTATTGTGCTTCCAACCGGTGCAGGCAAGAGCCTGGTCATCGCCGAACTGGCACGTCTGGCCCGCGGTCGTGTGCTGGTGCTGGCGCACGTCAAAGAACTGGTCGCGCAAAACCATGCCAAATATTGCGCACTCGGGCTGAAAGCCGACATTTTCGCCGCCGGGCTAAAGCGTAAAGAGAGCCACGGTAAAGTGGTCTTTGGCAGCGTGCAGTCGGTGGCCCGCAATCTGGATCTGTTTCGCAGCGAATTTTCGCTGCTGATTGTTGACGAGTGTCACCGCATCAGCGATGACGACGACAGCCAGTATCAGCAAATCCTGACGCACCTGAAAGAAGTGAACCCACACCTGCGCCTGCTGGGCCTGACGGCGACCCCGTTTCGTCTGGGGAAAGGCTGGATCTATCGTTACCATTATCACGGCATGGTGCGCGGTGATGACAAGGCCCTGTTTAGCGACTGCATCTACGAGCTTCCGCTGCGCTACATGATTAAACACGGTTACCTGACGCCGCCTGAACGCCTGGATATGCCGGTGGTGCAGTACGATTTCAGCCGTCTGCAGGCACAGAGCAACGGGTTGTTCAGCGAAGCGGATCTTAACCAGGAGCTGAAAAAGCAAAAGCGCATTACGCCGCACATCATTAGCCAGATTGAGGAGTTCGCCGCGACGCGCAAAGGAGTGATGATCTTCGCCGCCACCGTTGAGCACGCGCGGGAAATTACCGGGTTACTGCCCTCCGGCGACGCGGCATTAATCACTGGCGAGACCCCAGGCCCTGAGCGCGACAGCCTGATTGACGCCTTTAAAGCCCAGCAGTTCCGCTATCTGGTTAACGTGTCGGTACTGACCACCGGCTTTGACGCCCCGCACGTCGACCTGATCGCTATTTTGCGCCCGACCGAATCGGTCAGTCTGTATCAGCAAATTGTTGGCCGCGGCCTGCGTCTGGCGCCGGGTAAAACCGACTGTCTGATTCTGGATTATGCCGGTAACCCGCACGATCTCTATACGCCTGAGGTCGGCGCGCCAAAAGGAAAAAGCGACAACGTGCCGGTACAGGTTTTTTGTCCTGCCTGTGGTTTTGCCAACACCTTCTGGGGTAAAACCACCGCCGACGGCACGCTAATTGAGCATTTTGGCCGCCGCTGTCAGGGCTGGTTTGAAGATGACGAAGGGCATCGCGAGCAGTGCGATTTCCGTTTCCGCTTCAAGAACTGCCCACAATGCAACGCCGAAAATGACATTGCCGCACGCCGCTGCCGGGAATGTGACACGGTACTGGTCGATCCTGACGACATGTTAAAAGCGGCACTGAAGTTAAAAGATGCATTGGTGCTCCGCTGCTCAGGCATGGCACTACAGCCCGGTGCGGATGAAAAAGGCGAGTGGTTAAAAATCACCTACTACGATGAGGACGGGGCGGACGTCAGTGAGCGCTTCAGGGTACAAACTCCCGCTCAACGCACGGCCTTCGAGCAACTCTTTATTCGCCCGCACACCCGTACGCCAGGGGTTCCTCTGCGCTGGATAACCGTGGCCGATATCGTGCACCAGCAGGCGTTACTGCGCCATCCGGATTTTGTTGTTGCTCGCAAGAAAGGCCAGTTCTGGCAGGTCCGTGAGAAGGTCTTTGACTATGAAGGTCGCTTTCGTCGCGCCAACGAATTGCGCGGTTAACGGGACTTTTGATTGATGTGAGGAGCATTTGAGTATAAAATGCCGCCCGCTTCACATCCGTGAGGCAGAACACTCACCTGCTGCTGGGTCGCCTGTAGTAGGGTTTTAAATACAGAGAGAAATCAATGTTTACTATCGAAGCAGAAGTACGTAACGTGCAGGGTAAGGGTGCGAGCCGCCGCCTGCGTAACGCTAACAAGTTCCCGGCTATCGTTTACGGTGGCGAAGCTGCTCCAGTTGCAATCGAACTGGATCACGACAAACTGTGGAACCTGCAGACCAAAGCTGAATTCTATAGCGAAGTTCTGACCATCGTTGTTGGCGGTAAAGAAGAAAAAGTGAAAGTTCAGGCTGTTCAGCGTCACGCGTTCAAGCCAAAACTGACTCACATCGACTTCGTTCGCGCGTAATCGCAAACTCGTCGAGAAAAACCCCGCTTCTGCGGGGTTTTTTGTGCCTGCTATTTACCGCCAGAAGTACGGCGCTGAAGCTGATCGCGCAGGTTCGGCGGCGTTCCTTTAATGGTCAGCGTATCGGTGGCAGGATCCCAGAAAATGCGTTCTCCCAGCAACATCGCATCAAAGTTAATGGTTAACCCGCCGCCACTGCCGGCAAACTTGGTTAACTGACGCAGCGTACTGCGATCCGCCGGGAAGCTCTCTTCAAGCTCATAGCCTTTATCCGCGGTGAACTCCTGGAAGCTGACTTCGCTGACGCCCGCCAGCTCTTTTGACAGCGACTCCAGCTCAATCTCTTCCCCCGCCTGCAGCTGTTCGTTGCAGTAGCTATAGACCTGCTGGCGCACGTTCTGCCGCTCAGATTTATCGAGCTGCGCTTCTGCCGTGAAGTCATCAACCGCCTGGAGCAGCCCTTTGTTCTGCGCTTTGGCGTTCAGGCCTTCGCTGGCGCCGAGGAAGTCCATAAAGAAATCCGCCACTTTGCGGCCCACGCGCCCCTTCAGGAAAGTCAGGTAGCGAGTCGACTCCGGGTTGGTTTCCCACTCGGTCAAATCAATACGGGCCACGATATCCGCATGGTTAATATCCAGATAATGCGTTGAGCTAATATCCAGCTGTTCGTTCACGCGCATGCTGCTTAAGTTATTCAGTACGGTAACCAGCAGATACTCTACGGCCAGATAGCGGTAGTGGCAGAACAGCACAATCCCGCCGTCGGCGAAGGGATATTTCGCCAGCTCGTCGCGCAGACGTCCGGTCGCGGCGCGGCTAAACGCCAGAAAATCTTCTTCGCCCTGACGTTGCAGACGCAGGCTATCAGCCAGTTCGCTCTCTTCACTGAACAGGCCATAGGCTTTATTTTTAGCGCTGTAGACACGGTGTAACTCCGCCATCATCTCTACAACAGTAGGCGTGGGTTCCAGTAACGAATCGCGCAGCACCACTTCAAGGGTTTGCTCATCACGCTTGAT
This region includes:
- a CDS encoding extracellular solute-binding protein, with translation MLMRFMLLMLAFTSLSSQAQAIKENIAFAVIGEPKYAVNFTHFDYVNPAAPKGGKVTLSATGTFDNFNRYALRGVAAARTESLYDTLFVTSDDEPGSYYPLIADNVRYADNFAWAEISINPRARFHDGSPVKASDVAFTFHKFMTEGVPQFRIVYKGASVRAIAPLTVRIELSEPNKENMLSLFSLPVMPQSFWKDHKLSDPLSTPPLAGGPYRITDWRMGQYVVYSRVKDYWAANLPVNRGRWNFDTLRYDYYLDDNVAFEAFKAGAFDLRVESNAKNWATRYIGKNFAKGYIVKDEHKNESAQDTRWLAFNIQRPVFNDRRVREAISLAFDFEWMNKALFYGAYSRANSYFQNTEYAARDYPKADELVLLAPLKAEVPAEVFTSVFQPPVSNGDGYDRANLLKASKLLEDAGWPLKNQKRVDAKTGKPLSFELLLSSGGNDQWVLPFKHNLERLGVTMNIRQVDNAQITNRMRSRDYDMMQRLWPAQPWPSSDLQISWASSYIDSSYNAPGVKSPAIDALIAKIVAAQGDKEKLLPLGRALDRVLTWNYYMLPMWYMGEDRLARWDKFSVPAVRPVYSLGFDTWWYDVNKAARLPAERR
- a CDS encoding microcin C ABC transporter permease YejB; translation: MGAYLIRRLLLVIPTLWAIITINFFIVQIAPGGPVDQAIAAIEFGNSGGMPGGGGEGMGASHARTGVGNISESHYRGGRGLDPEVIAEITHRYGFDKPIHERYFKMLWDYIRFDFGDSLFRSASVLTLIKQSLPVSITLGLWGTLIIYLVSIPLGIRKAVYNGSRFDIWSSTFIIIGYAIPAFLFAVLLIVFFAGGSYFDIFPLRGLVSADFSTLPWYQKITDYLWHITLPVLATVIGGFAALTMLTKNAFLDEIRKQYVVTARAKGVSEKQIMWKHVFRNAMLLVIAGFPATFISMFFTGSLLIEVMFSLNGLGLLGYEATVSRDYPVMFGTLYIFTLIGLLLNIVSDISYTLVDPRIDFEGR
- a CDS encoding ABC transporter permease codes for the protein MSRLSPVNQARWARFRHNRRGYWSLWIFAVLFILSMCSELIANDKPLLVHFNDRWYVPVLANYSESDFGGPFATPAEYQDPWLRQQIEQHGWAIWAPVRFGANSINFATTTPFPSPPSAQNWLGTDANGGDVLARILYGTRISLLFGLMLTLFSSVMGVVAGAVQGYYGGKIDLWGQRVIEVWSGMPTLFLIILLSSVVQPNFWWLLGITVLFGWMALVGVVRAEFLRTRNFDYIRAAQALGVSDRGIIFRHMLPNAVVATLTFLPFILCSSITTLTSLDFLGFGLPLGSPSLGELLLQGKNNLQAPWLGITAFLSVAVLLSLLIFIGEAVRDAFDPNKAV
- the yejF gene encoding microcin C ABC transporter ATP-binding protein YejF; the encoded protein is MTQPLLSIDNLSIAFSTQGEMRTVVTDLSLQIQRGETLALVGESGSGKSVSALSILRLLPSPPVSYPQGDILFHGNSLLHADEHTLRAIRGNKIAMIFQEPMVSLNPLHSLEKQLYEVLSLHRGMRKEAARGEILDCLERTGIRNAAKRLNDFPHQLSGGERQRVMIAMALLTRPELLIADEPTTALDVTVQAQILTLLRELRDELNMSLLFITHNLSIVKKLADSVAVMQNGRCVEQNIASTLLNAPQHPYTQRLLDSEPSGDPVPLSADSVPLLRVEDLSVSFPIRKGILRRVVDQNPVLKNIRFSLRPGESLGLVGESGSGKSTTGLALLRLIASQGEILFDNMPLHRWNRRQMLPVRPRMQVVFQDPNSSLNPRLSVLQIVEEGLRVHQPSLNAQQREQEVMRVMNEVGLDPDTRHRYPAEFSGGQRQRIAIARALILKPELIILDEPTSSLDRTVQAQILKLLKGLQEKHRLAYIFISHDLQVVRALCHQVIVLRQGEVVEQGECQRVFTAPTQSYTRQLLSAD
- a CDS encoding YejG family protein; the encoded protein is MNTLQLSIVHRLPQSYRWSAGFAGLKVEPIPQSAADCDNCLVALKLLSPSDENAWPVMERLSQALTDIEVDSSVLECEGEPCLFVKSQDEFAATCRLKNFGVAIAEPFSGQYPF
- a CDS encoding Bcr/CflA family multidrug efflux MFS transporter, which translates into the protein MTTRPHSSFKIVFILGLLAMLMPLSIDMYLPALPVIAAQFGVPAGSAQMTLSTYILGFALGQLFYGPMADSLGRKPVILGGTLVFAAAAVACALAQTIDHLIIMRFFHGLAAAAASVVINALMRDIYPKEEFSRMMSFVMLVTTIAPLVAPMAGGAVLVWFSWHAIFWILALAALLASAMIFFFIDETLPVERRQKFHIRTTIGNFASLFRHKRVLSYMLASGFSFAGMFSFLNAGPFVYIELNHVSPQHFGYYFALNIVFLFIMTIINSRFVRRVGALNMFRAGLWIQFVMAIWLVVSAFLGVGFWALVVGVAAFVGCVSMVSSNAMAVILDEFPHMAGTASSLAGTFRFGIGAIVGALLSMATFTTAWPMLWAMAFCATSSILFYLYASRPRKTAH
- the rsuA gene encoding 16S rRNA pseudouridine(516) synthase RsuA yields the protein MRLDKFIAQQLGVSRAIAGREIRASRVTVDGDIVRDSAFKLQPDHQVEYDGNPLTQQHGPRYFMLNKPEGYVCSTDDPDHPTVLYFLDEPVAHKLHAAGRLDIDTTGLVLMTDDGQWSHRITSPRHHCEKTYLVTLESPVADDTAEQFAKGVQLHNEKDLTKPAVLEVITPTEVRLTISEGRYHQVKRMFAAVGNHVVGLHRERIGAIELDHDLAPGEYRPLTEEEIASVGLPSH
- a CDS encoding DEAD/DEAH box helicase — translated: MTFTLRPYQQEAVDATLAWFRKHREPAAIVLPTGAGKSLVIAELARLARGRVLVLAHVKELVAQNHAKYCALGLKADIFAAGLKRKESHGKVVFGSVQSVARNLDLFRSEFSLLIVDECHRISDDDDSQYQQILTHLKEVNPHLRLLGLTATPFRLGKGWIYRYHYHGMVRGDDKALFSDCIYELPLRYMIKHGYLTPPERLDMPVVQYDFSRLQAQSNGLFSEADLNQELKKQKRITPHIISQIEEFAATRKGVMIFAATVEHAREITGLLPSGDAALITGETPGPERDSLIDAFKAQQFRYLVNVSVLTTGFDAPHVDLIAILRPTESVSLYQQIVGRGLRLAPGKTDCLILDYAGNPHDLYTPEVGAPKGKSDNVPVQVFCPACGFANTFWGKTTADGTLIEHFGRRCQGWFEDDEGHREQCDFRFRFKNCPQCNAENDIAARRCRECDTVLVDPDDMLKAALKLKDALVLRCSGMALQPGADEKGEWLKITYYDEDGADVSERFRVQTPAQRTAFEQLFIRPHTRTPGVPLRWITVADIVHQQALLRHPDFVVARKKGQFWQVREKVFDYEGRFRRANELRG
- the rplY gene encoding 50S ribosomal protein L25, yielding MFTIEAEVRNVQGKGASRRLRNANKFPAIVYGGEAAPVAIELDHDKLWNLQTKAEFYSEVLTIVVGGKEEKVKVQAVQRHAFKPKLTHIDFVRA